In one window of Raphanus sativus cultivar WK10039 unplaced genomic scaffold, ASM80110v3 Scaffold0256, whole genome shotgun sequence DNA:
- the LOC108838277 gene encoding ferredoxin-1, chloroplastic, with product MASTALSSAIVNTSFLRRQQTPTSLRSLPVASTQSLFCLKSSTARGGRVTCMATYKVKFITPEGEQEVECEDDVYVLDAAEEAGIDLPYSCRAGSCSSCAGKVVSGSIDQTDQSFLDDEQMSEGYVLTCVAYPTSDVVIETHKEEAIV from the coding sequence ATGGCTTCCACCGCTCTCTCCAGCGCCATAGTAAACACCTCCTTCCTCCGACGCCAACAGACACCAACCAGCCTCAGGTCCCTCCCTGTGGCCAGCACACAATCCCTCTTCTGCCTCAAATCCTCCACAGCACGCGGCGGCCGCGTCACATGCATGGCTACCTACAAGGTAAAGTTCATCACACCGGAGGGAGAGCAAGAAGTGGAGTGCGAAGACGACGTCTACGTCCTCGACGCAGCGGAGGAAGCTGGTATCGATCTGCCCTACTCATGCCGTGCTGGATCTTGCTCGAGCTGCGCCGGGAAAGTCGTCTCTGGCTCCATTGACCAAACGGACCAGAGCTTCTTAGACGACGAACAGATGAGCGAAGGGTATGTCCTCACCTGTGTGGCTTACCCAACTTCTGATGTCGTCATTGAAACCCACAAAGAAGAAGCCATTGTTTAA